The genomic region CGCCGGGCCGCCCGCCAGCACCCGGAGCGCGGGGAGGAGCCCGGCGGCGCAGCCGAGCGCGGCGGCGGCGGTGGCGGCGGCGAGGGCCAGGCGCGGGCGCGAGGAGAGCGCGACGGCCGCGAGCGCACCCGCGGCGAAGAGGGCCAGGGCCGCCAGGAAGGCGGTCACGCCCGGCGCCTCCGCCGCGCGCGCGACGCCGGGGCGGGCCGTGTGAGGTTCGGCTCCATCGGCCCGGCGGTTCTACGTCTCCCGGGCGGGTGAGCGCAACTTCTCGGGCCGAGGCTGCGGTAGGCTGCGGTCGGAGGCCCGCCGATGTTCGCGCCGATGGTCGTCGCCCCGCTCGCGCTCGCGGCGCTCGCCGCCGCCCCCGCCTGGCAGGTCACCTACGCCGAGTCGGGCGGGCTCGCCGGCCCGCTCTCCGACGCGACCGTCACCGTCACCAGCGCGGGAGAGGTGACGCTGGCGCGGCTGGCGGGCACCTGCGCCGGGCTGAAGGCCGATCCCGCCCGGCTCGCCGCCCTCGCGCGCGCGGTCCGCCGGGCCCGGCCGGGCCGCTGGGCGCCGCGCTACGTCCAGCCCGGGAACCCGCGGGGCTGCTGCGACCTCGTCTCCACCCGGCTCGCCCTGGCGCGGGAGGGGTCGGTGGCCCGCGAGACCGGGTGGTTCGACGACGCCCGGGGGCTCGCCCCGGCGGACGCGCGGGCCGTGGCCGACGCGGCGCGCGCCCTCCTGCGGGCGCACCGGCGCTGCGCCGCTACTCCGCCTCCCCGAGGTCCGCCTCCGACTTCGTCAGCTCCCCCATCACCACCGTCGCGTACGAGCCCCTAGGGAGCTCGAAGCTCGCGCGGTAGCCGCCCTCCATCGGCTCGAGCGACACCTGCACCGGCAGCCGCGCCGCCCGGCGCGTCCCCTCGGCCTCGCCGCCGCCTCGGCGCAGGTCGTCGAGGGTCACGCCCTCCGCGGCGAGGAGCCGCTCCTCGCGCGCGAGCGCCTCGCCCGAGGCCGGGCGCAGCTTGTGGCCGAACATCGGGCCCGCCGGCGAGATCTCGAAGGCCGCCACGCGCGGCGCGTCGGCCGCGGGATCGGCGCAGTCGAACACCCCGCCGGAGTCGAGCTTCTTCATCACGTCGCCCGCGAGCGCCGCGGCGAAGAGGCCGTCGGCGAGCCGCTCCGCGAGCCAGCGGTTGAAGAGCGCCGACTGCCAGGCCGAGAGCGTGAGCCGCCGCAGGAAGCGGTCGCGCGCGGCGCGCCGGGCGCGCGGATCCTCGAGCCGCCCCTGCAGGAGGAGCTTCCCCACCGCGGCGTTGTCCCCGTCGCGCCCGAACCGCTGCGCCCCGAAGAAGTTGGGGAGCCCGCGGGCGGCGAGCCCCTCGGCGCAGGCGGCGGCCCGCGCGAGGTCGCCGCCGCGCACGGCGATGCCGAAGCGGTTGCCGCGGGCGTGGCCCGCCTTGAGCTTGTTCTGGTGGCGCGAGGCCCGGAGCACGCGGTAGCCCTCGCCGGCGAGCCTCTCCGGGTCGGGGTCGCGCGGGCAGGGGAAGGAGAGCCACTGCGTCGTCACCGCCTCGCGGTCCTTCAGGCCGGCGTAGCCGCAGTCGCGCTCCGGCACGCAGAGCGCGCGGGCGATCCCGCGCACCACGTCGGGCGTGGTCCGCCCCCGCTTCTCGACCAGGAGGTAGAGGTGCGGGCCGTCGCCCTGCGGCAGGTAGGCGGGCACCTCGTCCACCCGGAAGTCCTCGGGCGAGCGCTTGATGGCGCCGCCCGAGCCGGGCAGGTCGGCGGTGACGAAGGGGAGGGTCATGGGGTGGCCTTGAGGCTGGCGAGGGCGTCGAAGCGCCGCTTCACCTCGCGCGCCAGGGCCTCGTCGGCCGCGCGCGGGAGCTTCTCGCCCGCCTGGAACAGGTAGAAGAACATGAGCTCGGCGAGCGCGTCGAAGAGGTAGCCGGCCCGGTCGCCGGAGGGCTCGAGCTCGCGCAGCCGCTTCGGGTCGAGCGCCTCGAGGTTGAGGAGCAGCGCGGCCGGCTCGAGCGAGAGGTCGCGGGCCGGCTGGAGCTTCCGGTAGAGCGGCGCGAAGCGGCTCGCCGGGTCGGAGAGGAAGGGGCGGCTGCCGGCCAGGACCGGCTCGATCCCGCCCGCGCCCACCGCGGCGCCGATGACCCGGAAGAGCTCGTTCATCCCCTCGCAGATGGCCCCGAGCCGCTCCGCCGGCGCCTCCGCCGGGCCGGCCAGCGGCTCGGCCGCGGCCTCCACGTAGCCCGCCTCGGCGAGGTGGTAGAGCACCTTGATCGCGTCGAACTCGTTGAGGTGCAGCGCCGCCGCGATCCCCGCGACGCGGGTGCGCCCGTCCACGCGGTCGAGGAGCTGCTGCTCGAGGGGCTTGAGCGCCACCGGGCTGCGCGGCTCGCGCCGGCGCAGGAAGGCCTGCGGCCCCGGGATCCGGGACTGGAAGAGGCTCAGCTCGTCGATGCGCCGGATGGCGTCCATGAGCAGCGCCTGCGTGCTCATCGAGAGCGGGGTGCCGTGCAGGTCGTCCGGCGCCCCGTCGAGCATGACGAAGACGCCCTCGCGCGCCAGGAGCACCGCGTGGAACACCGCCGAGACCTGCTCGTGGAAGCACTTCCAGAGGTCGGCCGAGCTGATGGCGCCGGCCTCGACGAGGTGCTTCCCGAGCGGCCGCCCCGAGCGCATCCCGGCGCGCACCTGCGCCGCGGTGACGTACCCGAGCCGCACCGCCACCTCCCCGATCCGCTCGCCCGGCGCGGCGCTGGTCGCGCCGGTCACCTCGCCGTCCTTGAAGACCATGGCCCGCTCGACCCCGGCGGCCGCCACCTCCAGCCGCCCGGAGAGGCGCGACTGGTGGATGAAGGTGACGAGGTCGGCGATGGGGAACGCGGAGAGGTCGCCGGCGAGGACGCAGCGGGGCGGCGCCACCGCCCCGCCCCCGCCCGGCGAGCGCCGCGCCACCAGCAGGTCGGGCGCGCTCGGCAGGAGCAGGAACCGCCCGGCCCGGTCGGCGAGGGCGCGGCGCGCGAGGTCGTCCCCCGGCGCGACGCGCCCGTGCGCGTCCACGTCGAGGGTCAAGGGCGCGCTCGGGGCGGGGCGGTCGCTCACGGGGAGCCCTGGCGGCGCGGGGTCGTCAGTCGTGCTGCCAGCCGCCGTGCTTGTGCCACTCCTCCTCGTCCTGCAGCGTGAACTCGAGGGTGGCGGGGGAGTAGTCCGGCAGCGTGTAGCGGCGGCCGTTCAGGAACAGGGTCGGGGTGCCGGTCAGGCCGGCGGCGGTCGCCTCGGCCTTCGAGCCCTCCACCTTCGCCTTGTAGCGGTTCGCCTGCAGCGCCTTGAGCAGGTCGCCGGGGTCGCCGCCCAGCTGCCGCGCGTAGGTGGAGAGGTCCTGGTCCTTGAGGTCGTGCGGGTGGGTGAAGAGCGCGTCGTGCATGGGCCAGAAGAAGCCCTTCTCGCGCGCCCACTCGCCGGCCTGGGCCGCCTCCATCGACCGCGGGTGCATGGGGAGCGGGAACGGCTTGTAGAAGAGCCGCACCCGGTCGCGCCGCTGGTCCACGAAGTCCTCGAGCTGGGGCCGGAGGAGCTGGCAGTACGGGCAGGTGAAGTCGGAGAACTCGACGATGGTGATGGGGGCGCTCGCCTTGCCCTGCGGCGGCCCGAAGTCCTTCACGTCGAGCTTCGCCCGCTTGTTCTTCTCGAAGCTCGCGTAGTACTCGGAGAGCGCCTTCGAGATGTCGGGCGCGCGCAGGCCGCCGGCGGCGAGCCGCGCCGCCACCGCGGCCATCCGCGGGGCGTGGTGGCAGCCCTTGTGCTCCTTCAGGCAGCCCATGAGCGTGTGCGGGCAGCCGCAGTAGCAGTACTGCCCCGAGAGGGCCTTGGTGAGCTCCTCGCGCTGGGCCGGGGTCAGCCGCTCGAGCGGCAGCTCGGGGAGCAGCTGCGACAGGTCGGGCGCGGCCGCGGCGCGGGCGCGGGTCGGGCGCACCGCGGCGAGGAGGGCGAGGGCGCTCGCGAGGGCGAGGGCGGGGAGGGCGATCTTCTTCATGGGTGGTGCCGTCCGGCTGTGTCGGAGGAGGGGTTGGATTGTAGGGGGCGGGCCGCTCGTTTAGAAGGGGATCGTGGATCGGGAACGGCGGGACCTCGAGGGCGGGGCGGTGCGCAAGGAGCGCGGCGGCAGGCTGCGCGTGGCGCTCGTGTACCCGAACGCCTACCGCCTGGGCATGGCCAACCTGGGCCTGCACGCCGTCTACCGGATCCTGAACGATCAGCCGGAGGCGCTCTGCGAGCGGGTCTTCCTCCCCGAGTCGCCCGGCGAGCCGCCCCGCAGCGAGGAGTCGGGGCTCGCCCTGGCCGACTTCGACGTGGTGGCGTTCTCGCTCTCCTTCGAGGACGACTACGTGCACGTGGTCGAGCTGCTGCTGCGGGCCGGGCTGCCCGTGCGGGCGGCCGACCGGCGGGGCGGCGAGCCGCTGGTGGTGGCCGGCGGCATCGCCGTGCAGATCAACCCCGAGCCGGTGGCGCCGTTCTTCGACGCCTTCCTGGTCGGCGAGGCCGAGGAGCTGGCGGCGCCGTTCGTCGCCCGCGTCCGCGCGCTCGCCGGTCGGGAGCTCTCGCGCGAGGAGCTCCTCGCCGGGCTCGCCTCCCTGCCGGGCGCCTACGTCCCGTCGCTCTACGACGTGGAGTACGCCGACACGCGCTCCGGCGGCCCGGGCTGGGTGACCCGCTTCGCGCCGAGGGAGGGCGCGCCGGAGCGGACCCGGCGCCTGTACGTCGCCGACCTGCGCGGCCGGCCCACCTCGCGCGTGCTCGACTCCCCCGACGCCCAGTTCGGGGACCTGTTCCTCACCGAGGTGGCGCGGGGCTGCCTCTGGGGCTGCCGCTTCTGCGCCGCCGGGTTCGTGCAGCGCCCCTACCGCGAGGTGGATCTCGAGACCCTGCGGGCCGAGGCGCGCAAGGGGATGGAGCGGGGGCTGCGCGTCGGCCTCGTGGGCCCCGACACGAGCGACCACACCGGGCTCGACCCGCTCACCTGCTTCATCGGCGAGGGCGGCGGCACCTTCAGCCCCTCGTCGCTGCGCGTGGACGCCATCACCCCCGCGCTGTCGCGCCGCATGGCGGAGGGCGGCGAGCGCTCCATCACCATCGCCCCGGAGGCCGGGACCGAGCGGATGCGGCGGGTCATCAACAAGGACTTCCCCGACGACCTGGTGGTGCGGGCGGCGGAGAACGCCCTCTCGCAGGGCATGGCCCACGTGAAGATGTACTTCATGTGCGGGCTCCCCACCGAGACCGAGGACGACGTGCTCGGGATGGCCCGCCTCGCGCTGCGGATCCGCGACGAGGTGATGATGCGCTACGCGAAGGAGCGCGGGCGCATGGGGCGCATCACGCTCTCGGTGAACCCCTTCGTCCCGAAGCCCTGGACGCCGTTCCAGTGGGCGCCCATGTGCGAGGAGAAGCGGCTCAAGGAGAAGCGGCGGCTGCTCGAGAAGACGCTCCGGCCCCGCGGCGTGGACGTGGACTTCCTCTCGCCGCGCGAGGCGACGCTCCAGTCGCTCCTCTCGCGCGGCGACCGCCGGGTGGCCGACCTCCTCGAGGCGGCGGCCCGCGACCACGGCGGCGACGTGCGCAAGGCGCTGCCGGCCTGGCCGCACGACCCCGCGTGGTTCGCCGGCCGCGAGATCCCGGTCGAGGACCGGCTCCCCTGGGACTTCATCGACCAGGGGCTCGAGAAGCGCTTCCTGGCGCGCGAGTACCGGCGCGGCGTCGGGGCGAAGATCACGCCCAAGTGCCACGTCGAGACCTGCCGCGCCTGCGGGCTCGACTGCGCCGGGCACCCGGAGCTGCGGCCCGGGCTGCCGGTGCTGCAGGGCTAGAAAAGAAGAGGGCCGGCGCGGCGGCCGGCCCTCCTCGGACGCATCGGGCTGGCGCGCCCTCTAGTTGACCGTGCCGTTCAGCGGGAAGAACTCGTAGATCCCGTCGACGGTGATCTTGAGGTCCACCGTCTCTCCGCCGGCCTTCGCGCCGGTCACGAGCACCGGGATGACGTCGCCGGTGCTGAAGCCGCTCACGGTCGAGACCCGGTAGCAGGGCGAGGTCTGGCACGTGGCGGAGCAGCCGGCCAGCGTCGTCGGGGCCTCGGTCGAGCAGTAGAGCTGGCTGAAGCCCATGCCCAGGCTGTCCACGAAGGTGATCGGGCCGTTCACGATGGTCGCGCTGGCGTTCTGCATCACGGAGGAGACCGCGAAGCTGGCGCCGGAGGTGAGGATGTTCAGGTTCGGGTCGAGCAGCGTGGCGCTCACCAGCTTCGAGGTGGCCGGGGAGGCCGCCACGCTGAAGGTCGCGGCCGACCAGGTGGAGACCCCGAGGTCGGGCAGGCCGGTGTAGAGCACCCGCGTCTCGGCCCAGATGGTCGTGTCGGCGTCCCACTTGCCGTTCGGCCCGTCGTAGAGCCCGTTGCCGTTCACGTCGATGTACGGCTCGTTGGCGTCGTGCACGCCGTTGTCGTTCTCGTCGAGGTAGGGCTCGCCCTGATCGACGAACGGCTCGCCCTGGTCCCAGATGCCGTTGCCGTTCAGGTCCACGAAGCCCTCCTCGCCCTTCACGGCGACGAGGATGGTGACGAGGCCGTCGCGCGGGTTCCGCGTGCTCACGCCGCAGGCGTCGGGCGCCGCGAGCGCGTGGCTCGGCTCGCCGGTGAAGGGCTCCACGTCGAGCGGGAGCCCGTAGCCGCCCACCAGGACCGTGTTCTTGGCGAAGCCGAGCGTCGAGGTCTGGTCGGTGCCCTTCGACGGGTCGTAGGCGGTGGTGGTGACCGGCTGGCCGGCCGCCCCGGCCTCGCTCCGGAAGGTGGCGAGGGTCGGCACGCCGAGCACGTTGCCGAACCGGTCGGCGAAGTAGGCGGTGCAGGTCACGTCCTGCTTGGCGTAGAAGGTCTGGGTGCAGTTGGTGTCCATGAGCGCCGGGAGGTTCTTCGGCGTGCAGTCGATCGACACCTGCGCGCCGCTCGCCTTGGCGCCCACCACCGCCAGGTTCTGGATCACGTAGCTGCGCTGGAGCCCGCCCGCGGTGGCGGTCACCTTGATCGCGACCGGCCCGGCGACGGTGCCGGAGTAGAGGTTCACCGCGGCGAGGCCGTCCGAGTCGGCCTTGCCGGTCTTGGTGGAGGCGGTCGCGCCGAGGTAGCCGAGGCAGTGGGTGGCGGCGGTGCAGGTGGAGGTGTCGGCCGTGAAGGGCTTCGAGATCTCCGACCCGCCGAGCTGCTGGTGCTCGAAGCGCACCGCCAGGCCGTCGGGGTAGGGCTGCTGGTTGGTGTCGAGGAGCAGGACCGAGATCGGGATCTGCTCGTTGAAGCCCGAGTACTTGGCGCCCAGGACCGGCGCGGTCACCGGGACCACCGTGATCGAGCCGAGGAGTGGCATGGCGACCGTGGCCGTCATCGAGACGAGCGGCGCCTGCGCGACCGTGCCGGTGATGGTGGCGATGCCGCCGTTCTCGTCGGAGGTGAGGAGCACGGTGGCCTTGCCGGTGGAGTCGGTCTGCACCGACGGGGCCGACAGCGTGCCGAGCGTGGTCGAGAGGTTCACGGTGGCGTTGGCGGCCGCGCTGCCCGACTTCGAGACCGAGAGGGTCACGAGCGTGCTCGCCTTGCCGTCGGCCGGGATGCGGGCGCGGGCGGGGGTGATGGAGAGGCCGTAGCCCGAGCCCATGTCCACGCACTTCTGGCTCTGGCAGCGGAAGGTGGGCGAGCCGGCCTTGCAGGCCTGGCCGTCGCAGGCGCTGTCGAGGCAGTCGATGGTGCCGTTGCAGTCGTTGTCCAGGCCGTCCTGGCAGTTGGTCTCGGAGGAGGCGGTGGGGGCGCAGACCGGCGCGACGCAGGTGAGCGCCTGGCAGGTGCCGGCGACCCCGCCGGCGGTCACGCAGGCCTTGCTGTCGCAGGCCGAGTCCTGGCAGTCCACGAGCCCGTCGCCGTTGTCGTCCACGCCGTTGTTGCAGACCTCGGCGCCGAGGAAGGAGACCTGTGCCGAGGCGGTGCGGAGCGCGGCGTCGGTGGCGGTGATGGTCGCCGTGCCCTGGCAGCTCGCGTCGAGCGTCGCGTCACAGGTGGTCAGCACCGCGTCGGACGCCGGGCCCTGCACCGCGGTGGTGCGCGTCCCCTCCTGGAAGGTGCCGCGCGTGGTGGTGAGCGCCACCGCGCCCGCGGCGGCGTTCGCCACGTGGACGGTGACGGTCTTCGTGCCGTCGGCCATGACGGTCGCGGCCGAGACGGTCACCGCGAGCGGCTGCGACGGGACGCTCGTCGTCTTGCTCCCCGAGCAGGCGGCGCCCGCGAGCAGGGCCAAGGCAACTGCGAGGATGCGGCGGATGGACATGGCGTGACCTCGGAAGGGGAGCCCCCGAAGTATCCGGGACACACAGGAGGGGGTCAAGTTGGCGGAGGTCCGCCTACACGCCCCGGGTCCGGGCCGCGCCGCCGCCGAGGTGCTCGCGTCGGCCCGGCGGCCGGGGTACACCACCTCCGTGACCATCGACGAGGCCATGCAGGAGGCCCTGGCGCTCGCCCGGCAGGCGGCCGGGGAGGGGGAGGTCCCGGTCGGCGCGGTGGCCCTCTTCGAGGGCCGGATCGTGGGCCGCGGCCGGAACGCCCGGGAGCGGGCCAACGACCCGACCGCCCACGCCGAGCTCCTGGCGATCCAGGAGGCGGCGCGCGCGCTCGGGAGCTGGCGGCTCACCGGCGTGACCCTCGTCGTCACGCTCGAGCCCTGCGCCATGTGCGCCGGCGCCCTGGTGCTGGCCCGGATCGACCGCCTGGTCTTCGGCGCGAGCGATCCCAAGGCCGGCGCGGTCGGGTCGCTCATGGATCTCACCTCCGATCCGCGGCTCAACCACCGGTTCCCGGTGGAGCGCGGGCTCCGCGGCGAGGAGTGCGGGGCCCTGCTCCGGGCGTTC from Anaeromyxobacter paludicola harbors:
- the truD gene encoding tRNA pseudouridine(13) synthase TruD, with the protein product MTLPFVTADLPGSGGAIKRSPEDFRVDEVPAYLPQGDGPHLYLLVEKRGRTTPDVVRGIARALCVPERDCGYAGLKDREAVTTQWLSFPCPRDPDPERLAGEGYRVLRASRHQNKLKAGHARGNRFGIAVRGGDLARAAACAEGLAARGLPNFFGAQRFGRDGDNAAVGKLLLQGRLEDPRARRAARDRFLRRLTLSAWQSALFNRWLAERLADGLFAAALAGDVMKKLDSGGVFDCADPAADAPRVAAFEISPAGPMFGHKLRPASGEALAREERLLAAEGVTLDDLRRGGGEAEGTRRAARLPVQVSLEPMEGGYRASFELPRGSYATVVMGELTKSEADLGEAE
- a CDS encoding DUF4388 domain-containing protein, with amino-acid sequence MSDRPAPSAPLTLDVDAHGRVAPGDDLARRALADRAGRFLLLPSAPDLLVARRSPGGGGAVAPPRCVLAGDLSAFPIADLVTFIHQSRLSGRLEVAAAGVERAMVFKDGEVTGATSAAPGERIGEVAVRLGYVTAAQVRAGMRSGRPLGKHLVEAGAISSADLWKCFHEQVSAVFHAVLLAREGVFVMLDGAPDDLHGTPLSMSTQALLMDAIRRIDELSLFQSRIPGPQAFLRRREPRSPVALKPLEQQLLDRVDGRTRVAGIAAALHLNEFDAIKVLYHLAEAGYVEAAAEPLAGPAEAPAERLGAICEGMNELFRVIGAAVGAGGIEPVLAGSRPFLSDPASRFAPLYRKLQPARDLSLEPAALLLNLEALDPKRLRELEPSGDRAGYLFDALAELMFFYLFQAGEKLPRAADEALAREVKRRFDALASLKATP
- a CDS encoding DsbA family protein, translated to MKKIALPALALASALALLAAVRPTRARAAAAPDLSQLLPELPLERLTPAQREELTKALSGQYCYCGCPHTLMGCLKEHKGCHHAPRMAAVAARLAAGGLRAPDISKALSEYYASFEKNKRAKLDVKDFGPPQGKASAPITIVEFSDFTCPYCQLLRPQLEDFVDQRRDRVRLFYKPFPLPMHPRSMEAAQAGEWAREKGFFWPMHDALFTHPHDLKDQDLSTYARQLGGDPGDLLKALQANRYKAKVEGSKAEATAAGLTGTPTLFLNGRRYTLPDYSPATLEFTLQDEEEWHKHGGWQHD
- a CDS encoding radical SAM protein, producing MDRERRDLEGGAVRKERGGRLRVALVYPNAYRLGMANLGLHAVYRILNDQPEALCERVFLPESPGEPPRSEESGLALADFDVVAFSLSFEDDYVHVVELLLRAGLPVRAADRRGGEPLVVAGGIAVQINPEPVAPFFDAFLVGEAEELAAPFVARVRALAGRELSREELLAGLASLPGAYVPSLYDVEYADTRSGGPGWVTRFAPREGAPERTRRLYVADLRGRPTSRVLDSPDAQFGDLFLTEVARGCLWGCRFCAAGFVQRPYREVDLETLRAEARKGMERGLRVGLVGPDTSDHTGLDPLTCFIGEGGGTFSPSSLRVDAITPALSRRMAEGGERSITIAPEAGTERMRRVINKDFPDDLVVRAAENALSQGMAHVKMYFMCGLPTETEDDVLGMARLALRIRDEVMMRYAKERGRMGRITLSVNPFVPKPWTPFQWAPMCEEKRLKEKRRLLEKTLRPRGVDVDFLSPREATLQSLLSRGDRRVADLLEAAARDHGGDVRKALPAWPHDPAWFAGREIPVEDRLPWDFIDQGLEKRFLAREYRRGVGAKITPKCHVETCRACGLDCAGHPELRPGLPVLQG
- a CDS encoding Ig-like domain-containing protein, coding for MSIRRILAVALALLAGAACSGSKTTSVPSQPLAVTVSAATVMADGTKTVTVHVANAAAGAVALTTTRGTFQEGTRTTAVQGPASDAVLTTCDATLDASCQGTATITATDAALRTASAQVSFLGAEVCNNGVDDNGDGLVDCQDSACDSKACVTAGGVAGTCQALTCVAPVCAPTASSETNCQDGLDNDCNGTIDCLDSACDGQACKAGSPTFRCQSQKCVDMGSGYGLSITPARARIPADGKASTLVTLSVSKSGSAAANATVNLSTTLGTLSAPSVQTDSTGKATVLLTSDENGGIATITGTVAQAPLVSMTATVAMPLLGSITVVPVTAPVLGAKYSGFNEQIPISVLLLDTNQQPYPDGLAVRFEHQQLGGSEISKPFTADTSTCTAATHCLGYLGATASTKTGKADSDGLAAVNLYSGTVAGPVAIKVTATAGGLQRSYVIQNLAVVGAKASGAQVSIDCTPKNLPALMDTNCTQTFYAKQDVTCTAYFADRFGNVLGVPTLATFRSEAGAAGQPVTTTAYDPSKGTDQTSTLGFAKNTVLVGGYGLPLDVEPFTGEPSHALAAPDACGVSTRNPRDGLVTILVAVKGEEGFVDLNGNGIWDQGEPFVDQGEPYLDENDNGVHDANEPYIDVNGNGLYDGPNGKWDADTTIWAETRVLYTGLPDLGVSTWSAATFSVAASPATSKLVSATLLDPNLNILTSGASFAVSSVMQNASATIVNGPITFVDSLGMGFSQLYCSTEAPTTLAGCSATCQTSPCYRVSTVSGFSTGDVIPVLVTGAKAGGETVDLKITVDGIYEFFPLNGTVN
- the tadA gene encoding tRNA adenosine(34) deaminase TadA, which encodes MQEALALARQAAGEGEVPVGAVALFEGRIVGRGRNARERANDPTAHAELLAIQEAARALGSWRLTGVTLVVTLEPCAMCAGALVLARIDRLVFGASDPKAGAVGSLMDLTSDPRLNHRFPVERGLRGEECGALLRAFFQERRRARAPVAAGEPEAD